A single genomic interval of Asinibacterium sp. OR53 harbors:
- a CDS encoding head GIN domain-containing protein, translated as MKKIWIVVSLFFASLGGLRAQDMVYGEHAEKRAIKAFHAVETSAGIAVVLTKGSKEEIALTASDKEMLSKVKTEVVDGVLKISREDNWKFWERFKQHWKITVYVSYTRLDGVLASSGGSITSKSVDLSTLSARVNSGGHISLAGKVNELDVEGNSGGHFRGYDLSVTNCKANVSSGAHVQVTIAKEITARASSGGQIRYKGTGLIRDINVNSGGSVKRED; from the coding sequence ATGAAAAAGATATGGATTGTTGTGTCCTTGTTTTTTGCCTCACTGGGAGGACTTCGCGCCCAGGACATGGTATACGGAGAGCATGCTGAAAAAAGAGCCATCAAAGCGTTCCATGCCGTTGAAACATCAGCTGGCATAGCCGTAGTACTCACCAAAGGCAGCAAAGAGGAAATAGCCCTTACTGCCAGCGATAAAGAAATGCTGTCGAAGGTAAAAACGGAAGTGGTGGATGGTGTACTGAAGATCAGCCGCGAAGACAACTGGAAGTTCTGGGAAAGATTTAAGCAGCACTGGAAGATAACAGTTTATGTTTCTTATACCCGGTTAGACGGAGTGCTGGCATCCAGTGGCGGATCCATTACCAGCAAAAGTGTTGATCTTTCTACTTTGTCGGCCCGTGTAAACAGTGGCGGACATATCAGCCTGGCAGGTAAAGTGAACGAGTTAGATGTGGAAGGCAACAGTGGTGGCCATTTCAGGGGGTATGATTTGAGTGTAACCAACTGCAAAGCCAATGTAAGCAGTGGCGCTCATGTGCAGGTAACCATTGCCAAAGAGATTACAGCCAGGGCCAGCAGCGGCGGGCAGATCCGCTATAAAGGAACTGGATTGATACGCGATATCAACGTAAACAGCGGCGGATCGGTGAAAAGAGAAGATTAA
- a CDS encoding PAS domain-containing sensor histidine kinase, whose product MIPYWLNWRTILVFIAVLIVSGTIFYSNYLAGKIAWEERKNVEAWVEAQRTILNASPGVNLNLATKISTENNRIPIIETNEKDQITGNYLNLDSQLVKSNPHYLAEKLQQFKRYNRSPIVLIIHEHPYTANKYYYGESSLLKEVKLYPIVQLIIIALFIAIAIIATRSYYQSAQNKLWAAMARETAHQLGTPVSSLQGWLEILKEQEANASIVPEISKDVNRLLLITDRFGKIGSLPKLERSNPTEQIQHMLEYMKKRTGGHVQFEFNGAALAHANPLLSPPLFDWVLENLIKNALDAIEGNGKISIRSQVNDRKEMILDITDTGKGIPKNNLNKVFKPGFTTKKRGWGLGLPLCKRIIEEYHKGRLFVKSSEPGKGTTFRIVLPA is encoded by the coding sequence ATGATTCCTTACTGGCTCAACTGGCGCACCATACTGGTCTTTATAGCCGTACTCATTGTAAGCGGCACCATCTTTTATTCGAATTACCTGGCCGGGAAGATCGCCTGGGAAGAAAGAAAAAATGTGGAAGCCTGGGTGGAAGCGCAGCGTACCATTCTCAATGCATCGCCCGGCGTCAACCTCAACCTGGCCACAAAAATCTCTACAGAGAATAACCGGATACCCATCATTGAGACCAATGAAAAAGACCAGATTACCGGTAATTACCTGAACCTCGATTCCCAACTGGTAAAATCAAACCCACATTATTTAGCAGAAAAACTGCAACAATTCAAGCGCTATAACAGGTCACCTATTGTATTGATCATCCACGAGCATCCATACACCGCCAATAAATATTATTACGGCGAAAGCAGCCTGCTCAAAGAAGTAAAATTATACCCCATCGTGCAGTTGATCATCATTGCACTCTTCATAGCTATTGCCATCATTGCCACCAGGAGTTATTACCAGAGCGCCCAAAACAAACTCTGGGCTGCTATGGCCAGAGAAACGGCACACCAGTTGGGCACACCCGTTTCCAGTTTGCAAGGCTGGTTGGAGATACTCAAAGAGCAGGAAGCCAATGCTTCCATTGTTCCCGAGATCAGCAAAGATGTGAACAGGCTCTTGCTGATCACCGACCGTTTTGGAAAGATCGGAAGCCTGCCCAAGCTGGAGAGAAGCAATCCTACAGAACAGATACAGCACATGTTGGAATACATGAAGAAAAGAACGGGGGGGCATGTTCAATTCGAATTCAACGGCGCCGCACTGGCGCATGCCAATCCATTGCTGAGTCCGCCCCTGTTCGACTGGGTATTGGAAAACCTGATCAAAAATGCGCTGGACGCTATCGAAGGAAATGGCAAGATCAGTATCCGTTCGCAGGTAAACGACCGGAAAGAAATGATCCTGGATATAACGGATACCGGTAAAGGCATTCCCAAAAACAACCTGAACAAAGTATTCAAGCCAGGTTTCACTACTAAAAAAAGAGGTTGGGGACTGGGACTCCCATTATGCAAAAGGATCATTGAAGAATACCACAAAGGCAGGCTCTTTGTAAAATCGAGCGAGCCGGGTAAGGGCACTACTTTCAGGATCGTTTTGCCCGCTTAA
- the holA gene encoding DNA polymerase III subunit delta, whose translation MSAEKIITEWKKGSFKPVYWLEGEEPFFIDQVVDYAEKHLLNESEAGFNLTVFYGKDADWPSVVNACRRYPMFAERQVVILKEAQQMRDIEKLEVYVDNPQPSTVFVVSYKDKKVDGRSKLAKVLKQKGEMLTTKKIYDSQLPEWAGQVVKQHGLSITQKALSLLVDHIGNDLSRIQNEIEKLAVNLNARKNITEDDIENYIGVSKEFNVFELQDAVARKDLPKAIRIVQYFEANPKAAPIQLVLPALYNFFSKLYMLYGIPNPDEKSAASALGVNPYFVKDYLAASRKYDYQGVERLLLLLHQYNLRSIGVNDGGTSDAGLLKEMLVKAMA comes from the coding sequence ATGTCGGCAGAAAAGATCATAACCGAATGGAAGAAAGGGAGTTTTAAGCCTGTTTACTGGCTGGAGGGGGAAGAACCTTTTTTTATTGACCAGGTAGTGGATTATGCGGAAAAACACCTGCTCAATGAAAGCGAAGCGGGCTTCAACCTCACCGTTTTTTATGGCAAGGATGCCGACTGGCCCTCCGTGGTAAATGCCTGCCGCCGTTATCCCATGTTTGCCGAACGGCAGGTGGTGATACTGAAAGAGGCACAACAGATGCGGGATATTGAAAAGCTGGAAGTCTATGTAGACAACCCGCAGCCTTCCACAGTGTTTGTAGTAAGTTATAAGGATAAAAAGGTAGACGGGCGGTCAAAGTTGGCTAAAGTGCTCAAGCAAAAGGGCGAAATGCTTACCACTAAAAAGATATATGACAGCCAGTTGCCGGAATGGGCGGGGCAGGTGGTGAAGCAGCACGGACTCAGCATTACCCAAAAAGCGCTTTCCCTTTTGGTAGACCATATTGGTAACGACCTGAGCCGTATACAGAACGAAATAGAAAAGCTGGCGGTGAACCTGAATGCCAGGAAAAATATCACCGAAGATGATATTGAAAATTATATAGGGGTGAGCAAAGAGTTCAATGTGTTTGAACTGCAGGATGCCGTAGCGCGTAAAGACCTGCCCAAAGCCATCCGCATTGTACAATATTTTGAAGCCAACCCCAAAGCGGCGCCTATACAACTGGTGCTGCCTGCACTATACAATTTCTTCAGCAAGTTGTATATGTTATATGGTATTCCCAATCCCGATGAAAAGTCGGCCGCGTCGGCCCTGGGCGTGAACCCTTATTTTGTGAAAGATTACCTGGCGGCTTCCCGCAAATACGATTACCAGGGTGTAGAGCGGTTGTTGCTGCTGCTGCACCAGTACAACCTGCGCAGCATAGGTGTGAATGATGGAGGTACTTCCGATGCAGGTTTGCTCAAGGAAATGTTGGTGAAAGCAATGGCGTAA